Below is a window of Nicotiana tabacum cultivar K326 chromosome 19, ASM71507v2, whole genome shotgun sequence DNA.
TCATTATCGTGTTTAATCGGAAGAGGAGCATAATATTGAAAATTGTTGCAATGCGTGCCTTAATTTATTTTGGTACTTCTTtaaagtaatcgaaagagctttgCGATCTACCTTTTGaattaagattgagaaatattTGCGAAAAGTTTCTCTTAGACCATTCTTACCAATAGATTCTTGCAAGTTTCACCGCACTTCATATTAGCTTATTTGAACGGTTTAGGTTTAATCAAAAGAAGAACCTGAATCAAAATAATAGGATAATAACTTGTTGAACTCGTGAGAATCAATAGAACCTTAAGAGTGAAATTTAACCGTGTCAAGTCCAGGATAACAATCTTGCATCTATCATGTCATAACCCTAATTTCTCGCACTAAGAACAAATCAATTTTGCTAATCTGTAGTTCTCTGTGATCAATTGTTAATTGTTTCACTCTTAGTAGTTAATTATAGCTCATAATCATTCTCAATCGAAGTGTTAATCATCCTGAATGACATTTAACTAGAAATTACTTGAACGTTGTTTAGTCCAATCCCGGTGGAGATGATAACTTTCTATACTATCTTTAACGAAGCACGAGCTTGTTTTTATAGTGCATATTACGCTCGTCAATAACATCTCATGCTATCTAACTGATATCTCCACAATATAAAAGAAAACGAGTAGGAGATGCAAATACTGCTGAAGCTGTAACTATTACCCTGCTTGATTCTATTGAAGCTATAACTACTAGTTTAATTCTATTAGTGATTCTACAAAGCTTTTTAggctcaaaaagaaaagaaagagaacaaatAGAAAAGAAATTGGCACCTTGCGAACATCTGCACTCTGGTTTCCAAAAGCATCAAACAGGGCAGGTAAGAACGAGGGTAGCTGAGACATCAATTCTTCCTGGGAAAGCCTCCCCACAAGctgaaaaaggaaataagttcaaaTCACTAACCAATCAAAACTTAGCTTCTCCAAGTTTGACACACACTAGCAAAGTAATTACTTCTTTTCACATCGGAAAACCGGACACAAGACTCTCTACGAGTTCAGGGGTCAGATCCAATCAGCAAATTACCTTTGTCAAACAGTTAATACAAGTTACAAGAGTCTTCTCATCTTCGGTGACAAGCAAAGGAACAACAACCTGCAAAAACAGTAACTTATCAGAAATAGGAATAGCAAAAAGGCCATGAGATCAAgcgaaaaatgaaaagaagaaatccAGATATCTTGCTAAGCAAATTCAAATGAAACACAAGAACTTACACTTAAGCATCTAAATGGGTCATACAAGGACAACACCATAGTTAAACAATGCTCGGCTTCATTTGCAACCTGGACAATATAACACATTAGAAAGGAGGGAAGGGAAATTTTCAGCATAATAACTTCATCTAAGTGAGAGTTTACTTTCGGGGCAACATCCTTGGTTGCGTTGAGCAGTTTTTCAATTACAACCTCAACTGAATCCTCCATAGCATCTCTCTGAGAAACAACAGAAAATGGATAAAATAAAACGACATTGTAAATGAAAAGGGTTAAAAAGACGCACACAACCTCTCTTATCTATAGATAAAGGGGtggaataaaaataaatttgataAGCAGCAAAAAACCTGATTCTTCAGCATTTCGACTATCAGAGATAGAGCAAGTTCTCTTATTGAAGACTCAGAATCATCTAGCACCTCGAGTACAGCAGTCAATATCTGATTGAAGTACTGCACCGAACGAAAGATGACATCATAATAAAATCCATCTTTCAAACTAGTAGAATTGAATCCTGATATTCAGtagaacttttaaaataaatacgtAATAACTGAGCTCTACCTAGTTTTTGAAtatgaaaaaatgaaattaaactaaatatGATTTACAATGTTGCATGAGGAATTTAAAGTATACATAAAGGAGTAGCAACAACCAAACAGATAAATCTGCGACTAATATACCTTATTCCATATAGATTGATCATTGGCAATAGCTTCAACTAGTTGTTCAAGTGCACCATGCTTGTTGGCAGCACAACTTTCATCACTGCCATTACAGATCTGGCAAAAGTGGAAGAGAGAGCGCGATAAAGATTTTGATAGTTTTCATCCCAAGTTTTTGCAAAAAAGACTTGATAGTTTCTTTAGCCAAGGACGAGGAGAATCTCTGAGAATTTGACAATAAACTGTAACTTGACAGGTACAGATTGACCACAGAGAACTCACCGTATGCAGAATTTGAGGAATGCTTGGTCCAGTTGTTGGAGTTGAGTTTATCTTCAGAGCAGAAAGTTTCAGGTGATTAAGTCCCAAATCAGATTCCTTATCAGCCCCAACACCCGCAGCTACCCCTAGATGCTCCGAGTCAACTAACCCATTAACCTCCAGATGGGGAGTGGAAGTGTGCTCCATCTTTAAGCTGTCGTCATTACATTCCTGCGGATTATCCCACAATCTGTCACTCTGATTAGCGGTAAGGGCCAAAGCTTTTGAAACAGGAAGATCGGAGTTGGAACCAGTTTCAACACCACGATAGAAGTCTTGAGTATCATCAGACAACGAGTGACCTATGGAGCTAGTCATATAGGTCGAGTCTGGAAAAGAGTTCCATTTTCTGGCACCATCATTATCAACTGAACCACCAGAATACCTTCCAAATAGATGACTTTTCTTTGAAGCTCCTATATATGCCTCTTCAGAAGATGTTCCAACAACATCAGATGGATCATACTTGGAACGTTgcctttctttcttattctgtagAAAATTCATCAAATCCACCTCTATACGAGGGGTATACTGTTTAAGTGCCCGCCTCAAGGAATTTTGTTCTTCAACTGATAAGCTAAGAATAAAATTCAAAACCCCTGTTGCATCAAAGTGTGTGTacactgatataatacatgaaatagctgctTCTTTCAGTTTGGTGTTTTTATCATAGACTAGTGGTGTCAACTTAGCAAGCCATAACTTGAGGATGCCACTATTTCCAGCACCTTCAGAATTCGAAGGATGCTTGTTAAACGAGCCAATTGAAAACTCAATTACAGCAAGTTTGGCCTTCGGAGAACGCTGTTCATCCAATGAACGGAGCAAAGCTGGCAAAAGGGAATCTATACCATATGTTTTGCTTACAATTTCTAATGTAGTTGAGCAAGGCTGCCTCACCGATTCCTTGGGATCAATTAGCCGTGAGAAAACATGGGGCAAAATCCTCTCCATGTAACTTTCAAATGGTTTTCTGCAAGCTGGAATAAGATCTGCAAGGGTTGACAGAGCTGCCTGTGCAACTTTATGATGGGGATCATCAAGGTGCTGGAAAAATAATTTCATAACCTTCTCGAAGCTCTGAATGATTTCTGGAATACCTCTAGGCCCCTGCTGTAGCAAAGACCTGACATAGCTAAATGCAGCAACCCTAGCATTCCAATCTGAACTAGGACTCAGACCCTCACTTAATGCATCACTTAGTGAAGCGGGTCCATCCACATAACTTGACATTTCTCCTAGTGGGAGCTGACTGTCATCAAAGCTCCTCCTCTTGCTAGCAGACATTCTTCCTGCTGTGTTCTTTCTTGATAGAGGACGTTGAAAGTTTGGAACGTAATTATTCTGATAATCCCTAAAGTTAGCATCTTTGTATGGTGACTCTACATATTGTCTGTGAACATGCGAGTTCATTAACCGCCTACCTTCCCTAAGTTCAGCATGATCTTCAACAAATCCTCTATCTTGTAGTTTTTCAGAAGCCCTTCTTGCCGAATTAGCTGAAAAGGATTCATGAACCACACTACTTCGATAGGATGCTTTAGCAGAATCCTTCGAGGCCTGGATCTGAGTAATGATATCGGACAAACCCAATCCACCATTGCGATTATTACCTTTAgagaaaccagatggtgcatctaCCAAAGCATTAGCAAGACTATTCGACGCAGGAACAGCAAGAGGAAATGGTGGATCACGGGACGATGGTGGGTCAACTCCTGCACTAGGGGCAGTAGAAGAAAAATTAAGCcgttcataaactttcaaacattaTAGCTATAGTGTTTTTTCAGCATCCCTTTTGCTAAATCATAGAAGCTGCATGTGATAAACTCTAAGGCTTTCACCTTCGcactaaaatactacacacaaGCTTTTGAGATGGGGAAACGATAATGGAAGAGGAAACAATTACCTAGATCCAAACTAGAGGATCGACTTCTCTCAGATATATCCAGACCTTTGAGCAAGCTTTCTATAGCAGAAACTTTCTGTTTGCTGGCATGAAGTACACTTTCCAAGCTACGTTCTGTGCCAGTACCCACAGGTTTTGTTTGTGACAGGAGTAGCCCAGAGGAGAGGGACGTGCCTGAAGGCAAACTGGAAGTTCTATCCATAGCAACTATTGCAGATGTTCCATAACCAGGAATTTGCGAAGCAGATGTTTGAGGAGCAAGTGAGAAGTGTGAACTCCTCTCTCGAACAGAAGGTGAAGCATGTCGTCTGTGAGTTCCACCATCTTCCTCATTTATGATCTGCAGAAGTGTTTCCCTTTAGCCCATCATGTCAAATCTTAAAGCAATTTAAAGCAATGCCAATCATCTGTGTTGGAAAGATGCTGGGAGCAACTATAAGAGAAAAGCAAGTACCCTTTGGATAACAGGATCAAAGGACATAAACAAACGCCTGGAACGTTCGGGCCAAGTTCTTGCAAACATTCTGTACAAAGTTCTTGCAATTGATCGTACCTGTTAAGCTTTCAAGTGAGAGTAAAGACATTgcaaaaagaaagggaaaaagagatATTGAATACAAGTACAAATTGGAAAAGAGTGTCTCTATGTCTATGCCAAGAAGCATCGTATACATTCACATATACATCTGATACGTAGAATTCAAGATCCATACCTCACCCATTGCATCTGCTACACAACATTTTATAAGGTCTTCATAGAGTTCTGCTGAACGTTGTATCTCAGAAGCATCGGGCCAATGTTCCAGGATTAGAAGTGCATACTCACAGCATCTGCTAAGTGTTGCAAATCAGGAACAGCACTGTCCAGAGTTAAATCAGAATAAACATGATAATTGACTACAAAGGAGAACCAAACCTTGCACGAAGGACTGCATTACGATCATTCTTTGCACAATCAGCTATTCGAGGAAGTGCACGAGCAACTTTGCAGTTGCGCAACATCTGAAAATAAAAGTAGCAGCACATGACTGACCAATATAACATGGAGCAAAAGAGAGAAGATTGTAATGGCACATAACCCGTTACCGTTTTTATGCAGGTATCAGCAGATTCTGCAATTACAAGAACAGTTATCACAACAAGCTTGAAAAGAACCTGAAGTTCAAATCAGGAAGACAGAAACAACCTATGTCATATAGCATGAGATAAGTTTTTCCCGAAATGAGATGAGAGAAGAATAAATTTGCGGACAGTAGCAAAAAAGTTACTCACTGGAATGAACATCTCGGCACATgcctcaaaatctcccaaaagctCTTGGGATAAGAAGCTTAACAAATGGCAAGCCTACCAACAAACAAGGAGAAGACACTATAAATCCTCTCCGCCAGAACACTTTAGTCTACTTAAAATTCTCCATGTTTATGGAGTACATGCATATGAGACACTAAACAACTATTCTCatcaatttcagaaaaataatgaTTAGGTGAAGTATAACCCGCCTGGAAACGTATTTTGATACTCCAGGTTCAAGTAGCGCAAGGAGACATCTTAACTGATAAAATCTGACAAAAAGGCAAGATTCTAGGTGCATACATTCAGGTTGGGATATACCCTTTAACCTGAGAATTAATAACTGATGCAAAAGAAATGTCtccagaacaaaagaaaaataactgCAAATGTCAAGATGCAGTCTTAGCTTGCATAAACACATTGGAAAAAGAAAGGGACACATGTCTGACTACTAAAAGGCTTTTATGAGATGGCAACTGCAGCAGAAGTGGAGCAGACAGCATTAGCAAGCTATTTTGGATGGACTACGATGTAAATATGTGATATAAACATTCAAATTTCTACACCCTCAGTTTTAATTTAaatgacacactttccttattagtcccttccaaaaagaatgacacatttctatatttagaaa
It encodes the following:
- the LOC107784908 gene encoding CLIP-associated protein; translation: MEEALELARAKDTKERMAGVERLHQLLEASRKSLSSSEVTSLVDVCLDLLKDNNFRVSQGALQSLDSAAVLSGEHLKLHFNALVPAVVERLGDSKQPVRDAARRLLLTLMQVSSPTIIVERAGSYAWMHKSFRVREEFARTVTSAIGLFSATELPLQRAILPPILQMLSDPNPGVRDAAISCIEEMYSQAGPQFRDELQRHHLPTMMLKDINARLEKIEPKIRLADGIPKNYSAAEVRPTSLNPKKSSPKAKSSTREVSLFGGDGDIAEKPVEPIKVYSEKELVREFEKIASTLVPEKDWSVRIAAMQRIEALVIGGAIDFPCFRGLLKQLVVPLSTQLSDRRSTIVKQACHLLSFLSQELLGDFEACAEMFIPVLFKLVVITVLVIAESADTCIKTMLRNCKVARALPRIADCAKNDRNAVLRARCCEYALLILEHWPDASEIQRSAELYEDLIKCCVADAMGEVRSIARTLYRMFARTWPERSRRLFMSFDPVIQRIINEEDGGTHRRHASPSVRERSSHFSLAPQTSASQIPGYGTSAIVAMDRTSSLPSGTSLSSGLLLSQTKPVGTGTERSLESVLHASKQKVSAIESLLKGLDISERSRSSSLDLGVDPPSSRDPPFPLAVPASNSLANALVDAPSGFSKGNNRNGGLGLSDIITQIQASKDSAKASYRSSVVHESFSANSARRASEKLQDRGFVEDHAELREGRRLMNSHVHRQYVESPYKDANFRDYQNNYVPNFQRPLSRKNTAGRMSASKRRSFDDSQLPLGEMSSYVDGPASLSDALSEGLSPSSDWNARVAAFSYVRSLLQQGPRGIPEIIQSFEKVMKLFFQHLDDPHHKVAQAALSTLADLIPACRKPFESYMERILPHVFSRLIDPKESVRQPCSTTLEIVSKTYGIDSLLPALLRSLDEQRSPKAKLAVIEFSIGSFNKHPSNSEGAGNSGILKLWLAKLTPLVYDKNTKLKEAAISCIISVYTHFDATGVLNFILSLSVEEQNSLRRALKQYTPRIEVDLMNFLQNKKERQRSKYDPSDVVGTSSEEAYIGASKKSHLFGRYSGGSVDNDGARKWNSFPDSTYMTSSIGHSLSDDTQDFYRGVETGSNSDLPVSKALALTANQSDRLWDNPQECNDDSLKMEHTSTPHLEVNGLVDSEHLGVAAGVGADKESDLGLNHLKLSALKINSTPTTGPSIPQILHTICNGSDESCAANKHGALEQLVEAIANDQSIWNKYFNQILTAVLEVLDDSESSIRELALSLIVEMLKNQRDAMEDSVEVVIEKLLNATKDVAPKVANEAEHCLTMVLSLYDPFRCLSVVVPLLVTEDEKTLVTCINCLTKLVGRLSQEELMSQLPSFLPALFDAFGNQSADVRKTVVFCLVDIYIMLGKAFLPYLEGLNSTQLRLVTIYANRISQARTGTPIDANRS